A DNA window from Helianthus annuus cultivar XRQ/B chromosome 15, HanXRQr2.0-SUNRISE, whole genome shotgun sequence contains the following coding sequences:
- the LOC110911808 gene encoding uncharacterized protein LOC110911808 isoform X2 produces the protein MISPSKLRMKLMGQRKKDGGSKSNSARTSPSKLEDTEFVNSSLLASNSGVFDEEVSSMGISSVTFDNPQVDPGRVKPHQFQKMDTSNSSSVHPIRSLEDENLDYDSNASSSSFEFQKSERLTHNAFSRSLLRPMSSKWNDAEKWIINRQNMHNHNPKNTMQTRVNRGGAVNTVHGIKSSTTDSVSSIKRVDFCQPTLQPEKFSFTPSEPPQRPVSEGNESIDQFLESKDLKEIDTRVPSCGQNVNEDTTGCHEVKTVSMRDMGTEMTPIPSHEPSMTSTPVGATTPLRSPNSSLPSTPRRGGPTSTPIQHDDSRNPKELTEQEVKLRTRKEILHLGMQLGKMNIAAWASKEDTEKKASGVENDNAAEESLRIEYEKRAAAWEDAEKSKQNARFIREEIKIQAWESQQKAKLEAEMRRIEAEVEQRRAHAQAKMLKKIALARQKSETKLAAAEAQRSKQAARAVAQAEYIRQTGRIPPSSPNSCCGWS, from the exons ATGATATCTCCAAGTAAATTGAGGATGAAGTTGATGGGCCAGAGGAAGAAAGATGGAGGATCAAAAAGCAATTCAGCAAGAACATCTCCTTCTAAACTCGAAGATACCGAGTTTGTGAACAGCAGTTTGTTAGCTTCAAACTCCGGAGTGTTTGATGAGGAAG TGTCTAGCATGGGAATTTCATCAGTCACATTCGATAACCCGCAAGTTGATCCGGGTCGTGTGAAACCGCACCAATTTCAGAAGATGGATACTAGTAATTCAAGCTCGgttcatccaataagatcattaGAAGACGAGAATCTCGATTATGACAGTAATGCTAGCTCATCCAGCTTTGAGTTTCAAAAAAGTGAGCGGTTGACACATAATGCTTTTTCAAGATCCCTGTTGCGACCGATGTCTTCAAAATGGAATGATGCTGAAAAGTGGATAATAAATCGGCAAAATATGCATAATCATAATCCGAAAAACACTATGCAAACCCGAGTGAACCGAGGAGGGGCCGTAAATACCGTACATGGGATTAAAAGTTCTACTACCGATTCTGTTAGTTCCATTAAACGCGTTGACTTTTGTCAACCCACACTACAACcagagaagttttcatttacaccCTCTGAGCCACCACAGCGCCCTGTTTCTGAAGGGAACGAGTCAATCGATCAATTTCTTGAAAGTAAAGATCTAAAAGAAATCGACACCAGGGTGCCGTCATGTGGACAGAATGTAAATGAAGATACAACAG GTTGTCATGAAGTTAAAACGGTGTCAATGAGAGACATGGGAACGGAAATGACTCCGATTCCGAGCCACGAGCCTTCAATGACTTCGACACCGGTGGGGGCCACAACCCCTCTTCGTAGTCCGAATTCTTCACTTCCATCTACACCTAGAAGAGGTGGACCAACATCAACACCTATACAACACGATGACTCACGTAACCCAAAAGAGTTGACCGAGCAGGAAGTCAAACTTAGAACCCGAAAGGAGATCTTACACCTTGGGATGCAGCTCGGGAAGATGAACATTGCTGCTTGGGCAAGCAAAGAAGACACGGAAAAGAAAGCGTCGGGTGTTGAAAATGACAATGCGGCAGAAGAGTCGTTGAGGATTGAATATGAGAAGCGAGCTGCTGCTTGGGAAGACGCCGAAAAATCTAAACAAAATGCGag ATTCATCCGCGAAGAGATCAAAATTCAAGCATGGGAGAGCCAACAGAAGGCAAAACTTGAAGCTGAAATGAGAAGAATAGAG GCTGAAGTTGAACAAAGGAGAGCCCATGCACAAGCAAAGATGTTGAAAAAGATTGCACTAGCAAGACAGAAATCGGAAACAAAACTGGCGGCAGCGGAAGCCCAGAGAAGCAAGCAGGCGGCACGGGCGGTAGCACAGGCGGAATACATCCGGCAAACTGGTCGTATTCCGCCATCATCGCCCAACAGCTGCTGTGGTTGGTCATGA
- the LOC110913828 gene encoding uncharacterized protein LOC110913828 produces MDQGPYRDIDSVSSKWQKMNGFVNKFCEEYNKIYSSGRRSGTSDEDVFKKALEMYKENNNNTSFAHVRAWEILRMHPKWAPIPNEVEMAKRQRTSESGSFSAGGSDARCHINLNDDAEFDEEEYAVHEAERPTGRDKSKKEQAKEKEKQKVDPKMDEFMAQFKTYTEVTAQKAKAKERAIEEKSRVAGEKLREKVRLSDEKIRLSNEKIRLKEWENIND; encoded by the coding sequence ATGGACCAAGGCCCGTACCGAGATATCGACTCGGTGTCATCAAAGTGGCAAAAAATGAACGGGTTCGTCAATAAGTTTTGCGaagaatataataaaatatattcaaGTGGGCGTCGTAGCGGCACGAGCGATGAGGATGTGTTTAAAAAGGCGTTGGAGATGTACAAGGAGAACAATAATAATACCTCGTTCGCACACGTTCGTGCGTGGGAAATTTTGAGAATGCACCCAAAATGGGCGCCGATTCCCAACGAGGTGGAGATGGCGAAGCGGCAAAGGACATCGGAATCGGGTAGTTTTAGCGCCGGTGGATCGGACGCGAGGTgtcacataaacttaaacgatGACGCCGAGTTCGACGAAGAAGAATACGCCGTACATGAAGCGGAGCGTCCCACGGGCCGGGACAAATCAAAGAAGGAGCAGGCGAAGGAGAAAGAAAAGCAAAAGGTGGACCCGAAGATGGACGAGTTTATGGCACAATTTAAAACGTACACCGAGGTCACGGCCCAAAAGGCGAAGGCGAAGGAGCGGGCCATCGAAGAAAAGTCTCGTGTGGCGGGAGAAAAGTTACGCGAAAAGGTCCGATTGTCCGATGAAAAGATCCGATTGTCCAATGAAAAGATTCGGCTCAAGGAATGGGAAAATATTAACGATTGA
- the LOC110911808 gene encoding uncharacterized protein LOC110911808 isoform X1 yields MEYERIHHHKPQVGMISPSKLRMKLMGQRKKDGGSKSNSARTSPSKLEDTEFVNSSLLASNSGVFDEEVSSMGISSVTFDNPQVDPGRVKPHQFQKMDTSNSSSVHPIRSLEDENLDYDSNASSSSFEFQKSERLTHNAFSRSLLRPMSSKWNDAEKWIINRQNMHNHNPKNTMQTRVNRGGAVNTVHGIKSSTTDSVSSIKRVDFCQPTLQPEKFSFTPSEPPQRPVSEGNESIDQFLESKDLKEIDTRVPSCGQNVNEDTTGCHEVKTVSMRDMGTEMTPIPSHEPSMTSTPVGATTPLRSPNSSLPSTPRRGGPTSTPIQHDDSRNPKELTEQEVKLRTRKEILHLGMQLGKMNIAAWASKEDTEKKASGVENDNAAEESLRIEYEKRAAAWEDAEKSKQNARFIREEIKIQAWESQQKAKLEAEMRRIEAEVEQRRAHAQAKMLKKIALARQKSETKLAAAEAQRSKQAARAVAQAEYIRQTGRIPPSSPNSCCGWS; encoded by the exons ATGGAGTACGAGAGGATTCACCATCACAAACCTCAG GTCGGTATGATATCTCCAAGTAAATTGAGGATGAAGTTGATGGGCCAGAGGAAGAAAGATGGAGGATCAAAAAGCAATTCAGCAAGAACATCTCCTTCTAAACTCGAAGATACCGAGTTTGTGAACAGCAGTTTGTTAGCTTCAAACTCCGGAGTGTTTGATGAGGAAG TGTCTAGCATGGGAATTTCATCAGTCACATTCGATAACCCGCAAGTTGATCCGGGTCGTGTGAAACCGCACCAATTTCAGAAGATGGATACTAGTAATTCAAGCTCGgttcatccaataagatcattaGAAGACGAGAATCTCGATTATGACAGTAATGCTAGCTCATCCAGCTTTGAGTTTCAAAAAAGTGAGCGGTTGACACATAATGCTTTTTCAAGATCCCTGTTGCGACCGATGTCTTCAAAATGGAATGATGCTGAAAAGTGGATAATAAATCGGCAAAATATGCATAATCATAATCCGAAAAACACTATGCAAACCCGAGTGAACCGAGGAGGGGCCGTAAATACCGTACATGGGATTAAAAGTTCTACTACCGATTCTGTTAGTTCCATTAAACGCGTTGACTTTTGTCAACCCACACTACAACcagagaagttttcatttacaccCTCTGAGCCACCACAGCGCCCTGTTTCTGAAGGGAACGAGTCAATCGATCAATTTCTTGAAAGTAAAGATCTAAAAGAAATCGACACCAGGGTGCCGTCATGTGGACAGAATGTAAATGAAGATACAACAG GTTGTCATGAAGTTAAAACGGTGTCAATGAGAGACATGGGAACGGAAATGACTCCGATTCCGAGCCACGAGCCTTCAATGACTTCGACACCGGTGGGGGCCACAACCCCTCTTCGTAGTCCGAATTCTTCACTTCCATCTACACCTAGAAGAGGTGGACCAACATCAACACCTATACAACACGATGACTCACGTAACCCAAAAGAGTTGACCGAGCAGGAAGTCAAACTTAGAACCCGAAAGGAGATCTTACACCTTGGGATGCAGCTCGGGAAGATGAACATTGCTGCTTGGGCAAGCAAAGAAGACACGGAAAAGAAAGCGTCGGGTGTTGAAAATGACAATGCGGCAGAAGAGTCGTTGAGGATTGAATATGAGAAGCGAGCTGCTGCTTGGGAAGACGCCGAAAAATCTAAACAAAATGCGag ATTCATCCGCGAAGAGATCAAAATTCAAGCATGGGAGAGCCAACAGAAGGCAAAACTTGAAGCTGAAATGAGAAGAATAGAG GCTGAAGTTGAACAAAGGAGAGCCCATGCACAAGCAAAGATGTTGAAAAAGATTGCACTAGCAAGACAGAAATCGGAAACAAAACTGGCGGCAGCGGAAGCCCAGAGAAGCAAGCAGGCGGCACGGGCGGTAGCACAGGCGGAATACATCCGGCAAACTGGTCGTATTCCGCCATCATCGCCCAACAGCTGCTGTGGTTGGTCATGA